One Phaseolus vulgaris cultivar G19833 chromosome 2, P. vulgaris v2.0, whole genome shotgun sequence DNA window includes the following coding sequences:
- the LOC137812566 gene encoding magnesium protoporphyrin IX methyltransferase, chloroplastic: protein MAFSSSLWSSLIVPNPNRTTSLPRFSHKPHKLPLSPAFAIPPLSTATAADVSGAIDGTTVAVVSGGFVAALAAVLSLTDPERRRQLQAEEVGGGDKEVVREYFNNSGFQRWKKIYGDTDEVNRVQRDIRLGHAKTVENTLNMLKDEGSLQGVTVCDAGCGTGSLSIPLAKEGAVVFSSDISAAMVAEAEKQAKEQLVADGNGSAPVLPKFVVKDLESLDGKYDTVICLDVLIHYPQSKADGMIGHLASLANNRLILSFAPKTFYYDILKRIGELFPGPSKATRAYLHSEADVERALKKVGWTIRKKGLITTQFYFAKLIEAVPM from the exons ATGGCGTTCTCGTCGTCCCTGTGGTCTTCACTCATCGTTCCAAACCCTAACAGAACCACCAGTCTCCCTCGATTTTCTCACAAACCGCACAAACTCCCGCTATCGCCGGCATTTGCCATCCCGCCGCTCTCGACGGCCACCGCGGCCGATGTCTCGGGTGCTATCGATGGTACCACGGTCGCGGTGGTGAGCGGGGGGTTCGTGGCGGCGCTGGCGGCGGTGCTGTCGCTGACGGACCCCGAGCGGCGGCGGCAGTTGCAGGCGGAGGAGGTGGGCGGAGGAGACAAGGAGGTGGTGAGGGAGTACTTCAACAACTCCGGGTTCCAGCGGTGGAAGAAAATCTACGGTGACACGGACGAGGTGAACCGTGTTCAGCGCGACATTCGGTTGGGACACGCGAAGACCGTGGAGAACACGCTGAACATGTTGAAGGACGAAGGGTCGCTTCAGGGCGTTACGGTTTGCGACGCTGGGTGTGGGACCGGTTCGCTATCGATTCCTCTCGCGAAAGAGGGCGCTGTCGTGTTCTCCAGTGATATATCCGCTGCCATGGTTGCTGAAGCTGAGAAACAG GCAAAAGAACAACTTGTAGCCGATGGAAATGGATCTGCCCCTGTGTTGCCAAAGTTTGTAGTGAAGGATTTAGAGAGTTTGGATGGAAAGTATGACACTGTGATCTGCCTTGATGTTTTGATTCATTACCCTCAAAGTAAAGCTGATGGGATGATCGGTCACCTTGCGTCATTGGccaacaaccgattgattctgAGTTTTGCTCCGAAGACGTTTTATTATGATATACTAAAGAGGATTGGAGAGTTGTTCCCTGGTCCTTCAAAGGCAACAAGGGCATATCTTCACTCCGAAGCAGATGTTGAAAGAGCATTGAAAAAGGTTGGCTGGACCATAAGGAAGAAAGGCTTAATCACTACTCAATTTTACTTTGCTAAGCTTATTGAGGCTGTTCCTATGTAG
- the LOC137812565 gene encoding trihelix transcription factor ASR3-like isoform X2, translated as MAEESSEKICEGVSESPTTTPVGGQTPPEGDSKTRRIKATRHPRWTRQETLVLIESKKMVESGEQVCRFRSASGFIQSDPKWEMVSSFCQQRGVKRGAVQCRKRWGNLLTDFRKIKKWESGAKEESESFWIMRNDVRKEKKLPGFFDSVVYNVLDGGVCTTVAFPLTLVKMVPKLENGFAEVVGPEQCKENEEEEEEDEAIVDSEKMSWSTQEENMETNVAANMSNGVLKVPPGFKEKGIAGSLRKTPLLSLHTQGFQTEPVFQHGYKRKLLSSDSSEDNTDFNNSITKLLRRNSDILKTHLGAQNINYQLARDQQKQQTDILVAALGKLTDALTKIADKL; from the exons ATGGCAGAAGAATCATCAGAGAAAATTTGTGAAGGTGTCTCTGAGTCTCCAACTACTACCCCAGTTGGAGGACAGACACCCCCAGAGGGTGACTCCAAGACACGAAGAATCAAAGCCACGAGACACCCTCGATGGACCAGACAAGAAACTCTGGTTCTGATAGAGTCTAAGAAAATGGTGGAAAGTGGGGAACAGGTTTGTCGGTTTAGATCAGCTTCAGGGTTCATCCAAAGCGACCCCAAATGGGAGATGGTGTCATCGTTTTGTCAGCAGCGTGGGGTGAAGAGAGGGGCGGTTCAGTGCAGGAAACGGTGGGGCAATCTGCTCACTGATTTCAGGAAGATCAAAAAGTGGGAATCTGGTGCGAAGGAGGAGAGTGAGTCGTTTTGGATCATGAGAAATGATGTGAGGAAGGAAAAGAAACTTCCGGGGTTCTTTGACTCGGTGGTGTACAATGTGTTGGATGGAGGGGTGTGCACCACTGTTGCATTTCCCTTGACACTGGTCAAGATGGTGCCGAAACTGGAGAATGGTTTTGCTGAGGTGGTGGGTCCGGAACAATGCAAGGAgaatgaggaggaagaagaggaggatGAGGCAATCGTTGATAGTGAGAAAATGAGTTGGAGCACCCAAGAGGAGAATATGGAGACCAATGTAGCTGCAAATATGTCCAATGGTGTTTTGAAAGTGCCACCAGGTTTCAAGGAGAAAGGGATCGCTGGGAGTCTCAGAAAGACCCCCTTACTCTCACTGCATACTCAAG GCTTTCAGACGGAACCTGTATTCCAGCATGGATACAAGAGAAAGCTGTTATCATCGGACAGTAGTGAGGACAACACAGATTTCAACAACAGTATTACCAAATTGCTTAGGAGGAACAGTGACATACTGAAAACCCATCTTGGAGCTCAGAACATAAATTATCAATTGGCCAGGGATCAGCAGAAGCAGCAAACTGATATCTTGGTTGCAGCCCTTGGAAAGCTCACAGATGCTCTCACAAAGATTGCTGACAAGCTGTAA
- the LOC137812565 gene encoding trihelix transcription factor ASR3-like isoform X1 — protein MAEESSEKICEGVSESPTTTPVGGQTPPEGDSKTRRIKATRHPRWTRQETLVLIESKKMVESGEQVCRFRSASGFIQSDPKWEMVSSFCQQRGVKRGAVQCRKRWGNLLTDFRKIKKWESGAKEESESFWIMRNDVRKEKKLPGFFDSVVYNVLDGGVCTTVAFPLTLVKMVPKLENGFAEVVGPEQCKENEEEEEEDEAIVDSEKMSWSTQEENMETNVAANMSNGVLKVPPGFKEKGIAGSLRKTPLLSLHTQEKEKQQQQTPSCQGNYDPCFQTEPVFQHGYKRKLLSSDSSEDNTDFNNSITKLLRRNSDILKTHLGAQNINYQLARDQQKQQTDILVAALGKLTDALTKIADKL, from the exons ATGGCAGAAGAATCATCAGAGAAAATTTGTGAAGGTGTCTCTGAGTCTCCAACTACTACCCCAGTTGGAGGACAGACACCCCCAGAGGGTGACTCCAAGACACGAAGAATCAAAGCCACGAGACACCCTCGATGGACCAGACAAGAAACTCTGGTTCTGATAGAGTCTAAGAAAATGGTGGAAAGTGGGGAACAGGTTTGTCGGTTTAGATCAGCTTCAGGGTTCATCCAAAGCGACCCCAAATGGGAGATGGTGTCATCGTTTTGTCAGCAGCGTGGGGTGAAGAGAGGGGCGGTTCAGTGCAGGAAACGGTGGGGCAATCTGCTCACTGATTTCAGGAAGATCAAAAAGTGGGAATCTGGTGCGAAGGAGGAGAGTGAGTCGTTTTGGATCATGAGAAATGATGTGAGGAAGGAAAAGAAACTTCCGGGGTTCTTTGACTCGGTGGTGTACAATGTGTTGGATGGAGGGGTGTGCACCACTGTTGCATTTCCCTTGACACTGGTCAAGATGGTGCCGAAACTGGAGAATGGTTTTGCTGAGGTGGTGGGTCCGGAACAATGCAAGGAgaatgaggaggaagaagaggaggatGAGGCAATCGTTGATAGTGAGAAAATGAGTTGGAGCACCCAAGAGGAGAATATGGAGACCAATGTAGCTGCAAATATGTCCAATGGTGTTTTGAAAGTGCCACCAGGTTTCAAGGAGAAAGGGATCGCTGGGAGTCTCAGAAAGACCCCCTTACTCTCACTGCATACTCAAG AGAAGGAGAAGCAGCAGCAGCAAACGCCATCTTGCCAAGGGAACTATGATCCTT GCTTTCAGACGGAACCTGTATTCCAGCATGGATACAAGAGAAAGCTGTTATCATCGGACAGTAGTGAGGACAACACAGATTTCAACAACAGTATTACCAAATTGCTTAGGAGGAACAGTGACATACTGAAAACCCATCTTGGAGCTCAGAACATAAATTATCAATTGGCCAGGGATCAGCAGAAGCAGCAAACTGATATCTTGGTTGCAGCCCTTGGAAAGCTCACAGATGCTCTCACAAAGATTGCTGACAAGCTGTAA
- the LOC137812567 gene encoding uncharacterized protein yields MGKESQVSAMDVDAPKPASSDQIVPKFSVNVLQLLKSAQMQHGLRHGDYTRYRRYCTARLRRLYKSLKFTHGRGKYSKRAITESTVSEVRFLHLILYTAERAWSHAMEKRQLPNGPNASQRIYLIGRLRKAVKWATLFSQLCAVKADSRTSLEAEAYESYMKGSLLFEQDQNWDVALKNFKSARAVYEELGKYGDLDNQVLCRERVEELEPSIRYCLHKIGQSNLQASELLQIGDVEGPALDLFKAKLEAVMAEARSQQAASMTEFLWFGHRFPISNAKTRVSILKAQELEKDIHGPSADSIPADKRLVIFDKIFSAYHEARGYIRADLATTGSAESVKDDLNGLDKAVSAVLGERTIERNLLLVKVAKSKLAKRHDDKNEKVTKPEELVRLYDLLLQNTADLSDLVSSGRDKKPEEVSFAEVCSCKSLAFRAQRCFYVAKSYSVAGMRAEAYALYCRARNLADDALKKIQMLDGDNKTMVKELEDLCKECRSNSCIEHALGTIEEKKTQENLSEKVSNISLTGTERLEKFLLEKLEVYESAVGDSNVKCTPRITGFPPSFQAISRNPIVLDLAYNMIEFPAIENRMKKDRKAKGGFISRIFG; encoded by the exons ATGGGCAAGGAGAGCCAAGTCTCCGCTATGGATGTCGACGCTCCGAAACCGGCTAGTTCCGATCAGATCGTTCCCAAGTTCTCCGTTAACG TGCTCCAGCTGTTGAAATCGGCGCAAATGCAGCATGGCTTGCGCCACGGCGATTACACTCGCTATAG GAGGTATTGCACAGCTCGTCTGAGGAGGTTGTATAAATCGTTGAAGTTTACCCATGGTCGTGGCAAATATTCTAAAAGGGCCATAACTGAATCTACTGTCTCTGAAGTAAG GTTTCTTCATCTAATTTTGTATACAGCAGAGAGAGCTTGGAGTCATGCCATGGAGAAAAGGCAGCTTCCAAATGGTCCAAATGCAAGTCAACGTATATATTTGATTGGTAGGTTGCGGAAAGCAGTAAAATGGGCTACTTTGTTTTCACAATTGTGTGCGGTCAAGGCAGATTCTAGAACATCTTTGGAAGCTGAG GCATATGAATCCTATATGAAAGGGAGTTTGTTGTTTGAGCAAGATCAGAACTGGGACGTGGCTTTAAAGAACTTCAAAAGTGCTAG GGCTGTCTATGAGGAATTAGGGAAATATGGAGATCTGGATAACCAAGTTTTGTGTCGTGAGCGAGTTGAGGAGCTAGAACCTAGTATCCGTTACTGCCTTCACAAAATTGGCCAGTCAAATCTACAGGCCTCTGAACTCTTACAAATTGGTGATGTGGAAGGTCCTGCATTAGACCTTTTTAAAGCTAAACTAGAG GCTGTCATGGCTGAGGCAAGATCTCAACAAGCTGCTTCCATGACAGAATTCCTTTGGTTTGGCCACAGATTTCCTATTTCAAATGCCAAAACAAGGGTTTCGATCCTGAAAG CTCAGGAGTTGGAGAAAGATATACATGGTCCATCGGCCGACTCAATTCCAGCAGACAAAAGACTAGTTATTTTTGACAAAATCTTTTCTGCATATCATGAAGCCCGAGGCTATATTCGGGCTGATTTG GCCACTACAGGAAGTGCAGAAAGCGTGAAAGATGATTTGAATGGTTTGGACAAGGCTGTCAGTGCTGTCCTTGGAGAAAGAACCATTGAACGCAACCTGTTGTTGGTTAAGGTTGCAAAAAGCAAACTTGCAAAGCGGCATGATGATAAAAATGAGAAAGTCACCAAACCTGAAGAGCTTGTTCGCTTATATGATCTCTTGCTACAG AATACAGCTGATCTATCTGATTTAGTCAGTTCTGGAAGGGATAAAAAACCAGAAGAAGTTAGCTTTGCTGAAGTGTGTTCATGCAAAAGTTTGGCTTTTCGAGCTCAGAG GTGCTTTTATGTTGCGAAGTCATACAGTGTGGCTGGGATGAGGGCTGAAGCATATGCATTGTACTGTCGTGCTCGCAATTTGGCTGATGATGCcttgaaaaaaattcaaatgttAGATGGTGATAATAAG ACTATGGTTAAAGAGTTGGAGGACTTGTGCAAGGAGTGCCGATCTAACAGTTGTATTGAGCATGCGTTGGGGACCATAGAGGAAAAAAAGACTCAAGAGAATCTATCTGAAAAGGTCTCCAATATATCATTGACCGGAACTGAGCGG TTGGAGAAGTTCCTTCTTGAGAAACTTGAAGTTTATGAGTCTGCTGTGGGTGATTCAAATGTGAAGTGTACACCACGTATTACAGGCTTTCCCCCATCTTTCCAGGCAATTTCCCGTAATCCTATTGTGCTGGATCTGGCTTATAACATGATTGAATTCCCAGCTATTGAAAATAGGATGAAGAAGGATAGAAAAGCCAAGGGCGGCTTTATTAGTAGAATATTTGGATGA